A region from the Cryptosporangium arvum DSM 44712 genome encodes:
- a CDS encoding GGDEF domain-containing protein, with amino-acid sequence MATTVRKGPPAWLAFLAAGLIGVVTFRLVPVGGATSLVYLTLVLAGAVAVGAGMWIHRPRAIGAWGLLAAGQLALFAGSVPVYLGPLLGFDKPDFPSLLTIIYVAQYPLTGVGLLLLIRRRAPSWDVASLIDAAILTVSASLLSWIYLISPLTADPALTRLDEVAIAAFPLGDLLLLAVGARLMLGAGLRPPALWLLAGYLVLLTLGDTGQSVEALNGMLLIGGTWPETLWVLAAVALGVAGLHPSVRAVEEVSPTADPDAGTRRLVLLAVASLLAPVTLLVQYLRGASLHVPLVCATCALLFLLVLGRMARLVATQREVAITDSLTGLHTRRYFEHSLTVEGERALRGAGLAVLLLDIDHFKAINDTYGHHGGDRVLCEVATRLRVVMRGGDLVARYGGEEFAVLVPNTVPPIAREIAERVRLAISETPMPVNPTTSTTITVSIGVATMPEDATNVDDLVLLADQLLYASKETGRDRVTSTVNRAAPTGSAPAVDETTTTAAHR; translated from the coding sequence ATGGCCACCACGGTGCGGAAGGGTCCACCGGCCTGGCTGGCCTTTCTGGCCGCCGGGCTGATCGGCGTGGTGACGTTCCGGCTGGTTCCCGTCGGTGGCGCGACCAGCCTGGTGTACCTCACGCTCGTGCTGGCCGGAGCGGTCGCGGTCGGCGCCGGGATGTGGATCCATCGGCCGCGGGCGATCGGCGCCTGGGGCCTGCTCGCCGCCGGGCAGCTGGCCCTGTTCGCCGGCAGCGTCCCGGTCTACCTGGGGCCACTGCTGGGCTTCGACAAGCCCGACTTCCCCAGCCTCCTGACCATCATCTACGTGGCCCAGTACCCGTTGACCGGGGTCGGTCTGCTGCTCCTGATCCGGCGGCGTGCCCCGTCCTGGGACGTCGCCAGCCTGATCGACGCCGCGATCCTCACGGTGTCGGCGTCGCTGCTGTCGTGGATCTACCTGATCTCCCCGCTCACCGCAGACCCGGCGCTCACACGGCTCGACGAGGTCGCGATCGCCGCGTTCCCGCTCGGGGACCTGCTGCTGCTCGCGGTCGGCGCGCGGCTCATGCTCGGCGCCGGGCTGCGCCCCCCGGCGCTCTGGCTGCTCGCCGGCTACCTGGTGCTGCTCACGCTCGGCGACACCGGGCAGAGCGTCGAAGCGCTGAACGGGATGCTGCTGATCGGCGGCACCTGGCCGGAGACGCTCTGGGTGCTGGCCGCGGTCGCGCTCGGAGTGGCCGGGCTGCACCCGAGCGTGCGTGCGGTGGAGGAGGTCTCCCCCACCGCCGACCCGGACGCCGGCACCCGCCGCCTGGTCCTGCTCGCGGTCGCGTCGCTGCTCGCCCCGGTGACGCTGCTGGTCCAGTACCTGCGCGGGGCGTCGCTGCACGTCCCGCTGGTGTGCGCCACCTGCGCACTGCTGTTCCTGCTCGTGCTGGGGCGGATGGCGCGGCTGGTCGCCACCCAGCGCGAGGTCGCGATCACCGACAGCCTGACCGGGTTGCACACCCGGCGCTACTTCGAGCACAGCCTCACGGTCGAGGGCGAGCGCGCCCTGCGCGGCGCCGGGCTCGCCGTCCTCCTCCTCGACATCGACCACTTCAAGGCGATAAACGACACCTACGGGCACCACGGCGGCGATCGAGTGCTCTGCGAGGTGGCGACCCGGCTGCGCGTCGTGATGCGCGGCGGGGACCTGGTCGCCCGCTACGGCGGCGAGGAGTTCGCGGTCCTGGTGCCGAACACGGTCCCGCCGATCGCCCGGGAGATCGCCGAACGGGTCCGCCTCGCGATCAGCGAGACGCCGATGCCGGTGAACCCGACGACGTCGACGACGATCACGGTCTCGATCGGCGTCGCCACGATGCCGGAGGACGCCACGAACGTCGACGACCTCGTGCTCCTGGCCGACCAGCTGCTCTACGCGTCCAAGGAGACCGGGCGCGACCGGGTCACCTCGACCGTCAACCGGGCCGCGCCCACGGGCTCCGCTCCGGCCGTCGACGAGACGACCACGACGGCGGCGCACCGATGA
- a CDS encoding TetR/AcrR family transcriptional regulator, with protein MAQTRDAPRTRRILLDAAARAVLAHGATVSLEVVAREAGVSKGGLLHHFPSKDALFSGLVDDLMTQFDATVEAHLDPADDRPGRLTRAYVRAVFANLGHPNGADTLRHDATLMAALGHLPQVLARAQEDGRHWKEAFAQDGLHPQRSALITRAADGTATASLFEGRLEPRELAETRDLLLALTEETGPLLK; from the coding sequence ATGGCGCAGACCCGAGACGCCCCCCGCACCCGGCGGATCCTGCTCGACGCCGCCGCCCGCGCCGTCCTCGCCCACGGCGCCACCGTCAGCCTGGAGGTCGTCGCCCGCGAGGCCGGCGTCTCCAAAGGCGGGCTCCTGCACCACTTCCCCTCCAAGGACGCGCTGTTCAGCGGCCTGGTCGACGACCTGATGACCCAGTTCGACGCCACCGTGGAAGCGCACCTCGACCCGGCCGACGACCGCCCGGGGCGCCTGACCCGCGCCTACGTCCGCGCGGTCTTCGCCAACCTGGGGCACCCGAACGGCGCGGACACCCTCCGGCACGACGCGACGCTGATGGCCGCGCTCGGCCATCTCCCCCAGGTGCTGGCCCGGGCACAGGAGGACGGGCGGCACTGGAAGGAGGCGTTCGCGCAGGACGGACTGCACCCGCAACGCAGTGCGCTGATCACTCGCGCGGCCGACGGCACCGCGACCGCGTCGCTGTTCGAGGGGCGCCTGGAACCGCGCGAGCTGGCGGAGACCCGCGACCTGCTCCTCGCGCTGACCGAGGAAACCGGCCCACTACTCAAATAG
- a CDS encoding MFS transporter, which yields MTTMVTPRAAGRREWAALAVVTLAVVVLAIDATVLSLAVPALTADLAPSATALLWIGDAYSFALAGLLVTMGTLADRIGRKRLLLIGATGFALASLLAAFAPAAGWLIAGRALLGVAGATLMPSTLSIIRTLFADARQRTTAIAVWSAAAGGGAALGPVVGGVLLDHFWWGSVFLINVPVMVLLIGFGAVLLPESRDPSPGPFDLGGALMSLVAIVALVYAVKHTVSDGLSAVALISAGVGLAVGYAFVRRQRRSASPLIDVRLFARPAFAGAVGASLLAVFAFSGLLFFFSQYLQLVRGYSPSAAGVRELPATVASIAVVAVAGWLVVRCGRGRVIGGGLLLAGAGFVGLALAEGASRYLWLGLALVLVGLGVGLAFTLTTDAVLSAVPADRAGSASAVAETAYELGVALGIAVLGSAQTVLYRNALPADAGAAARDSLAAAAAAGEPLAGAREAFVAAMQTTSVIAAVLLAVAAAIAWRVIPSER from the coding sequence ATGACAACGATGGTGACACCGCGGGCGGCCGGACGCCGGGAGTGGGCCGCGCTGGCCGTGGTGACGCTCGCGGTCGTCGTGCTCGCGATCGACGCCACCGTGCTGTCGCTGGCTGTGCCCGCGCTCACCGCGGACCTCGCGCCGTCCGCGACCGCACTGCTGTGGATCGGCGACGCGTACTCGTTCGCGCTGGCCGGGCTCCTGGTGACGATGGGAACGCTGGCCGACCGGATCGGCCGCAAGCGGCTGCTGCTGATCGGCGCGACCGGGTTCGCGCTCGCATCGCTGCTCGCCGCGTTCGCGCCCGCCGCCGGGTGGCTGATCGCCGGCCGCGCGCTGCTCGGCGTCGCCGGGGCCACGCTCATGCCCTCGACGTTGTCGATCATCCGTACGCTCTTCGCCGACGCCCGGCAGCGCACCACCGCGATCGCGGTGTGGTCGGCGGCGGCCGGTGGAGGTGCGGCGCTCGGCCCCGTCGTCGGCGGCGTGCTGCTCGACCACTTCTGGTGGGGCTCGGTGTTCCTGATCAACGTGCCGGTGATGGTGCTGCTGATCGGGTTCGGCGCGGTGCTGCTGCCGGAGTCGCGGGACCCGTCGCCGGGCCCGTTCGACCTCGGCGGCGCGCTGATGTCGCTGGTCGCGATCGTGGCGCTCGTCTACGCGGTGAAGCACACGGTGTCCGACGGGCTCTCCGCGGTCGCGCTGATCTCGGCCGGCGTCGGGCTCGCGGTCGGGTACGCGTTCGTGCGGCGCCAGCGGCGGTCGGCGTCACCGTTGATCGACGTGCGGCTGTTCGCGCGGCCCGCGTTCGCCGGTGCGGTCGGAGCGAGCCTGCTCGCGGTGTTCGCGTTCAGCGGGCTGCTGTTCTTCTTCTCGCAGTACCTGCAGCTGGTGCGGGGCTACAGCCCGTCGGCGGCGGGGGTGCGTGAACTGCCGGCGACGGTCGCGTCGATCGCGGTCGTGGCGGTGGCGGGGTGGCTGGTCGTGCGGTGCGGGCGCGGCCGGGTGATCGGGGGCGGGCTGCTGCTCGCCGGGGCCGGGTTCGTCGGCCTCGCGCTGGCCGAGGGAGCCTCGCGTTACCTGTGGCTCGGGCTCGCGCTGGTGCTGGTGGGGCTCGGCGTCGGGCTCGCGTTCACGCTGACCACCGACGCGGTGCTCTCGGCGGTGCCGGCCGACCGGGCCGGGTCGGCGTCGGCGGTGGCCGAGACCGCGTACGAGCTGGGGGTCGCGCTCGGGATCGCGGTCCTCGGCAGCGCGCAGACCGTGCTGTACCGCAACGCGTTACCGGCCGACGCGGGCGCGGCGGCGCGGGACTCGCTGGCGGCGGCGGCCGCGGCGGGCGAACCGCTGGCCGGGGCCCGGGAGGCGTTCGTCGCGGCCATGCAGACCACCTCGGTGATCGCGGCCGTCCTGCTGGCGGTAGCGGCCGCGATCGCCTGGCGCGTGATCCCGTCCGAACGCTAG
- a CDS encoding lysylphosphatidylglycerol synthase transmembrane domain-containing protein gives MKQRIWAWVRTLGGVAIIGILLWRLGSNAFLDGLRVINVWSLLAAFGIGLLATVASAWRWVLAARGLGIRMPLHSAVADYYQSLFLNATLPGGLLGDVHRAVRNGRDTGDVGRGVRAVVLERFAGQVAMFVIGGAVLLAHPWLLHYVWVRVPRSLLVGVLVAVVVLTAVVASRPGLRRRAAAVGRDVRCGLLAKRNWIWVGISSAVVVVSHLATFVLAARAAGATAPIGQLLPLMVLALLVMAVPLSVGGWGPREGFCAWAFGLAGLGAQAGLTIAVVYGLFALVAALPGIAVLGYRLVVRRRAAVAPVSPAVAPAAPRAMLAIEAAPTGPAPLPLEPAARTAASDSRRELATAAA, from the coding sequence ATGAAGCAACGCATCTGGGCCTGGGTCCGGACGCTCGGTGGGGTCGCCATCATCGGCATCCTGCTCTGGCGCCTCGGCTCGAACGCGTTCCTGGACGGGTTGCGTGTCATCAACGTCTGGTCGCTGCTCGCCGCGTTCGGCATCGGGTTACTCGCGACCGTGGCCAGCGCCTGGCGCTGGGTGCTGGCCGCCCGCGGCCTGGGGATCCGGATGCCGCTGCACAGCGCGGTCGCCGACTACTACCAGTCGCTGTTCCTGAACGCGACGCTCCCCGGCGGGCTGCTCGGCGACGTCCACCGCGCGGTGCGCAACGGACGCGACACCGGCGACGTGGGGCGCGGGGTGCGCGCGGTCGTGCTGGAGCGGTTCGCCGGCCAGGTCGCGATGTTCGTCATCGGCGGGGCCGTGCTGCTCGCGCACCCGTGGCTGCTGCACTACGTCTGGGTCCGGGTGCCGCGGTCGCTGCTCGTGGGTGTCCTCGTCGCCGTCGTCGTGCTCACCGCCGTCGTCGCGTCCCGCCCGGGGCTGCGGCGCCGGGCCGCCGCGGTCGGCCGGGACGTGCGGTGCGGGCTGCTCGCGAAGCGCAACTGGATCTGGGTCGGGATCTCGTCGGCCGTGGTCGTGGTCTCGCACCTGGCGACGTTCGTGCTGGCGGCGCGCGCGGCCGGGGCCACCGCGCCGATCGGGCAGCTGCTGCCGCTGATGGTGCTGGCGCTGCTGGTCATGGCGGTGCCGCTGAGCGTCGGCGGCTGGGGGCCCCGTGAGGGCTTCTGCGCGTGGGCGTTCGGGCTGGCCGGGCTCGGGGCCCAGGCCGGGCTCACGATCGCGGTCGTGTACGGGCTGTTCGCGCTGGTGGCGGCCCTGCCCGGGATCGCCGTCCTCGGTTACCGCCTGGTCGTCCGCCGCCGGGCCGCGGTCGCGCCGGTGAGCCCGGCCGTCGCGCCGGCCGCACCCCGGGCGATGCTCGCGATCGAGGCCGCGCCCACCGGCCCCGCACCGCTCCCGCTCGAACCGGCCGCCCGTACCGCCGCCTCCGACTCACGACGCGAGCTGGCCACCGCGGCCGCCTGA
- a CDS encoding methyltransferase domain-containing protein, producing the protein MTLTDAPRYAPTWLELREPADAEARSRDLLVPLRRHLAETLATRGSLLIRDLGCGTGSMQRWLAPQLDGPQRWILQDHDADLLAFASANAAEAAADASRVTVMTRHADLTELSPGDLRSTSLITASALLDLLSVDEIDRLAATCVEAGCPALITLSVTGAVDFSPADPLDEELAAGFADHLRHHVEGRELLGPDAGGAAADAFTRRGWVVEQRSSVWRLGAAHADLTAEWLRGWVPAAAALRGHDAEDYLTRRLDALATGDLRVTIHHTDLLALPHGATTMLGAAE; encoded by the coding sequence GTGACACTGACGGACGCACCGCGCTATGCGCCGACGTGGCTGGAGCTGCGTGAACCGGCCGACGCCGAGGCCCGCTCGCGCGACCTGCTCGTCCCGCTGCGCCGTCACCTGGCCGAGACGCTCGCGACCCGCGGCTCGCTCCTGATCCGGGACCTCGGCTGCGGCACCGGCTCGATGCAGCGCTGGCTCGCGCCGCAGCTCGACGGCCCGCAGCGCTGGATACTGCAGGACCACGACGCCGACCTGCTCGCGTTCGCGTCCGCCAACGCCGCCGAGGCCGCGGCCGACGCCTCCCGCGTGACCGTGATGACCCGGCACGCCGATCTCACCGAGCTCTCGCCCGGTGACCTTCGCTCGACGTCGCTGATCACCGCGTCGGCGCTGCTGGACCTGCTCAGCGTCGACGAGATCGACCGACTGGCGGCCACCTGCGTCGAGGCCGGGTGCCCGGCGCTGATCACGCTCTCGGTCACCGGCGCCGTCGACTTCTCCCCCGCCGATCCGCTCGACGAGGAACTCGCCGCCGGGTTCGCCGACCACCTGCGTCACCACGTCGAGGGCCGGGAACTGCTCGGTCCCGACGCGGGCGGCGCCGCTGCGGACGCATTCACCCGGCGCGGCTGGGTGGTCGAGCAGCGGTCGAGCGTGTGGCGGCTCGGGGCGGCGCACGCCGACCTGACCGCGGAATGGCTCCGCGGCTGGGTTCCGGCCGCCGCCGCCCTGCGCGGCCACGATGCCGAGGACTACCTGACCAGGAGGCTCGACGCCCTCGCCACGGGCGACCTCCGGGTGACCATCCACCACACCGATCTGCTCGCCCTGCCGCACGGGGCGACGACAATGCTTGGGGCAGCGGAATGA
- a CDS encoding CDP-alcohol phosphatidyltransferase family protein gives MLLQTAVLGGLAAGVGLGTPGWLAGITFAVTTWALLTSALLRSGAASLGPANAVTLTRCTLVGGVTALVADSVATRDAPVVVLVTLAVVAWLMDGIDGQVARRTGTTTKLGGRFDGEVDSILALVLSVYVAHALGLWIVVAIGAYRYLYLAAGLAFPWLRGDLPRRQSRSVIAAVQGIVLIVAAAGVVPDSVMTTIASVSLAVLTFSFGRDILFLYRRHTAVTRVVRTGTVSEPYVEVGK, from the coding sequence GTGCTCCTGCAGACCGCCGTGCTCGGTGGTCTCGCCGCGGGGGTAGGGCTCGGCACCCCCGGATGGCTGGCCGGCATCACGTTCGCGGTGACCACCTGGGCTCTGCTCACCAGCGCGCTGCTCCGTTCGGGGGCGGCGTCGCTGGGGCCCGCCAACGCGGTGACGCTCACCCGGTGCACGCTCGTCGGCGGCGTGACCGCGCTGGTCGCGGACTCGGTGGCCACCCGGGACGCGCCGGTGGTCGTCCTGGTCACGCTCGCCGTCGTCGCCTGGCTGATGGACGGCATCGACGGGCAGGTGGCCCGCCGCACCGGCACCACCACGAAGCTGGGCGGCCGGTTCGACGGTGAGGTCGACTCGATCCTCGCGCTGGTGCTCAGCGTCTACGTCGCCCACGCGCTCGGCCTCTGGATCGTCGTCGCGATCGGCGCCTACCGCTACCTGTACCTGGCGGCCGGCCTGGCCTTCCCCTGGCTGCGCGGTGACCTGCCCCGCCGGCAGTCGCGCAGCGTCATCGCCGCGGTGCAGGGCATCGTGCTGATCGTCGCGGCGGCCGGAGTGGTACCCGACTCCGTCATGACGACGATCGCCAGTGTGTCGCTCGCCGTACTGACGTTCTCGTTCGGCCGGGACATCCTTTTCCTGTACCGCAGGCATACGGCTGTGACGCGTGTGGTTCGAACCGGTACCGTCTCCGAGCCGTACGTGGAAGTAGGTAAGTGA
- a CDS encoding HAD family hydrolase encodes MSEFDAVLFDAGDTLIRLAGSGETLLHRAAADLGMAPLDPGEVADVWKRVLDRSSTAEEMAKGRDLSEDKHHDVWTALYRSAGAEQLAEGLSEKLYARTVAAESWEAFPDTVPTLRALRDRGTKIGIVSDTGFDIRPAMERLGIMAYVDTVVMSFQHGMCKPATPVFLAACDALEVDPARTLFVGDNPLTDSGAIAVGMHAFLLPRPAATGPRGLRHVVSLV; translated from the coding sequence GTGAGCGAGTTCGACGCAGTCCTGTTCGACGCCGGCGACACCCTGATCCGCCTGGCCGGCAGCGGCGAGACCCTGCTGCACCGCGCGGCGGCCGACCTCGGGATGGCCCCGCTGGACCCCGGCGAGGTGGCCGACGTCTGGAAGCGCGTCCTGGACCGCAGCAGCACGGCCGAGGAGATGGCCAAGGGCCGCGACCTGTCCGAGGACAAGCACCACGACGTGTGGACCGCGCTGTACCGGTCGGCGGGCGCCGAGCAGCTCGCCGAGGGCCTCTCGGAGAAGCTGTACGCCCGCACGGTGGCCGCCGAGTCCTGGGAGGCGTTCCCCGACACCGTGCCGACGCTGCGCGCGCTCCGCGACCGCGGGACGAAGATCGGCATCGTGAGCGACACCGGTTTCGACATCCGTCCCGCGATGGAACGGCTCGGCATCATGGCCTATGTGGACACCGTCGTCATGTCGTTCCAGCACGGCATGTGCAAGCCCGCGACCCCGGTGTTCCTGGCCGCCTGCGACGCGCTCGAGGTCGACCCGGCACGCACCCTGTTCGTCGGTGACAACCCGCTCACCGACTCGGGCGCGATCGCCGTCGGAATGCACGCGTTTCTGCTTCCCCGGCCCGCGGCGACGGGCCCTCGCGGGCTCCGGCACGTCGTGTCGCTTGTTTGA
- a CDS encoding glycosyltransferase has translation MTGGYLYHRRVADRAAAHDALLEFVSVPERSFAASVAAGRGLLADLAARAPDAILLDSIAAAYLGPWLRRAASSPTAGASATAGPATAGPGAAQGAAQGATPGAARGAGGRGRWRWRARGLPPIVGMLHQPPGGIDHTGVRRTVQALLDQRAYRFASKLLIASEDLADTLRASGLPADLLTVVAPGRNPADDAVAPAADLRQGRRTAVLSVGNWVERKGLLDLLEAVATLPADAVTLHLVGDPDIDPGYAARVRRRLDRDDLAGRVTIHGLVTPAEVVGLYRAADVFALASVREPYGTVYGEAMTEGLPVVGWDAGNLPHLARHGREGFAVPPGDVAALAAALRTLAEDDERRHTMAAAAKARSESFPNWDDTARVLFTEIRAVVEETRT, from the coding sequence ATGACCGGTGGGTACCTCTACCACCGGCGCGTCGCCGATCGCGCCGCCGCCCACGACGCGCTCCTGGAGTTCGTGTCGGTGCCGGAGCGCTCGTTCGCGGCCTCCGTCGCCGCCGGCCGCGGCCTGCTCGCCGACCTCGCGGCCCGCGCCCCCGACGCGATCCTGCTCGACAGCATCGCCGCCGCCTACCTGGGCCCGTGGCTCCGCCGCGCCGCCTCGTCCCCGACCGCCGGGGCCTCGGCGACCGCGGGCCCGGCGACCGCGGGCCCGGGCGCGGCTCAAGGCGCGGCTCAAGGCGCGACTCCGGGCGCGGCTCGAGGCGCGGGAGGTCGCGGGCGGTGGCGGTGGCGGGCGCGTGGGCTACCGCCGATCGTCGGGATGCTGCACCAGCCGCCCGGGGGCATCGACCACACGGGCGTACGGCGGACGGTCCAGGCCTTGCTCGACCAGCGGGCGTACCGCTTCGCGTCGAAGCTGCTGATCGCCAGCGAGGACCTGGCCGACACCCTCCGCGCGTCGGGCCTCCCCGCCGACCTGCTGACGGTCGTGGCACCCGGGCGCAACCCGGCCGACGACGCCGTCGCTCCCGCCGCCGACCTGCGGCAGGGTCGGCGCACCGCGGTGCTCTCGGTCGGCAACTGGGTCGAACGCAAGGGCCTGCTCGACCTGCTCGAGGCCGTCGCGACCCTCCCGGCCGACGCGGTGACCCTGCACCTGGTCGGCGACCCCGACATCGACCCCGGCTACGCCGCGCGCGTGCGCCGGCGCCTCGACCGCGACGACCTCGCCGGCCGGGTGACGATCCACGGCCTCGTCACCCCGGCCGAGGTCGTCGGCCTCTACCGCGCCGCGGACGTGTTCGCGCTGGCCAGCGTCCGCGAGCCGTACGGGACGGTCTACGGCGAGGCGATGACGGAGGGCCTGCCGGTCGTCGGCTGGGACGCCGGGAACCTTCCCCACCTGGCCCGCCACGGCCGCGAGGGCTTCGCGGTGCCGCCCGGCGACGTCGCCGCGCTCGCCGCGGCCCTGCGCACGCTCGCCGAGGACGACGAGCGACGCCACACCATGGCCGCGGCCGCGAAGGCCCGTTCGGAGTCCTTTCCGAACTGGGACGACACGGCACGCGTGCTATTCACGGAAATTCGGGCCGTAGTGGAGGAGACGCGGACGTGA
- a CDS encoding 6-pyruvoyl trahydropterin synthase family protein has translation MYEAGTERGVRAFHTMPDMPPPEGEKHSHDYRLALVVSREQLDEKGMVVDLDVLVGALEDLTKQLQDNDLDEIVAPEIGKEAVTVEDFAHWVHGRIGAAIGTPGATLSVRVYENATEFGGYSGVLA, from the coding sequence ATGTACGAAGCAGGCACCGAGCGCGGAGTTCGCGCATTCCATACCATGCCCGACATGCCGCCCCCGGAGGGCGAGAAGCACTCGCACGACTACCGGTTAGCGCTCGTCGTCTCCCGGGAGCAGCTCGACGAGAAGGGCATGGTCGTCGATCTCGACGTGCTCGTCGGCGCACTCGAGGACCTCACGAAACAGCTCCAGGACAACGACCTGGACGAGATCGTCGCGCCGGAGATCGGCAAGGAAGCGGTCACCGTCGAGGACTTCGCGCACTGGGTGCACGGCCGGATCGGCGCGGCGATCGGCACGCCCGGCGCGACGCTGTCGGTGCGCGTCTACGAGAACGCGACCGAGTTCGGCGGCTACTCGGGCGTGCTCGCCTGA
- a CDS encoding zinc-dependent alcohol dehydrogenase yields the protein MTTHALWFTAPRAIEIRAVDDPEPGPGDLLVRTVWSGISAGTELLAYRGELNPSTERDTTLSALADGGFDYPFQYGYSCVGVVESGSLTGRTVFAFHPHQDRFVAGEDDVVVLPDDLDPRIGTLFPLVETALQLTLDAGPVLEDTVVVTGLGAIGLLTSLLLHRAGASVVAVEPEATRRERAHELGLHAVGPDEAPGEVPLLIETSGAPRALADGLALLAHEGTALVGSWYGTKPVPLPLGEHFHRRRLTIRSSQVSTIPFAAQGRWTNARRRVTARGLLSELPLKSLATTEFAFTDAADAFAAIDRGDPGILHTALRYIR from the coding sequence ATGACCACGCACGCCCTCTGGTTCACCGCCCCACGCGCGATCGAGATCCGCGCCGTCGACGACCCGGAGCCCGGCCCCGGCGACCTGCTGGTCCGCACGGTCTGGTCCGGCATCAGCGCGGGCACCGAGCTGCTCGCCTACCGCGGTGAGCTGAACCCCTCCACCGAGCGGGACACGACGCTCTCCGCGCTCGCCGACGGTGGCTTCGACTACCCGTTCCAGTACGGGTACAGCTGCGTCGGCGTCGTCGAGAGCGGGTCGCTCACCGGCCGGACCGTGTTCGCGTTCCACCCCCACCAGGACCGGTTCGTCGCCGGCGAGGACGACGTCGTGGTGCTGCCCGATGACCTCGACCCGCGGATCGGGACGCTGTTCCCGCTGGTGGAGACCGCACTGCAGCTCACCCTCGACGCCGGTCCGGTGCTCGAGGACACCGTGGTGGTGACCGGGCTGGGCGCGATCGGGCTGCTGACGTCGTTGCTGCTGCACCGAGCCGGCGCCTCGGTCGTCGCGGTGGAACCCGAGGCCACGCGCCGGGAAAGGGCCCACGAACTCGGCCTCCACGCGGTCGGCCCGGACGAGGCTCCCGGCGAGGTGCCGCTGCTGATCGAGACGTCGGGCGCGCCGCGTGCGCTGGCCGACGGGCTGGCGCTGCTCGCGCACGAGGGCACGGCGCTGGTGGGATCGTGGTACGGCACCAAGCCGGTACCGCTGCCGCTCGGCGAGCACTTCCACCGGCGACGGCTCACGATCCGCAGCAGCCAGGTGTCGACGATCCCGTTCGCGGCCCAGGGGCGGTGGACGAACGCCCGGCGGCGCGTCACCGCCCGTGGCCTGCTCTCCGAGCTACCGCTGAAGTCGCTGGCCACGACCGAGTTCGCGTTCACCGACGCGGCCGACGCGTTCGCCGCGATCGACCGTGGCGATCCGGGCATCCTGCACACCGCTCTGCGTTACATCCGATAG
- a CDS encoding DUF4185 domain-containing protein → MRAADRRVVAAAVAVALGASLIVVGVVLRRPERSPPSGNLPAVPAVRAVELGPIDQDGRVTARDNGQSTAYGDRSVWVFGDTVLRDPEGFLSNSAASTTDRRAADGVDLSGSVPTPVITHTPSESAFELAHGGDCSPAADLYCGAKFAFWPGPVIADPRRGRVLIFYVKLCRDGGEGTPCSGTYGRPLGTGIAALDMRTRRVTRLDASRSNPVLSVEGPDPTMFFPPSDAYNTAALTIGGDAYVYGACSERCHLARVPLDRIGDRSRWRFYSGREADGQERWSAETGAAVDTVEAGAAGNTVFPVRGLNGWLNVYLPYGDNVMRAQVGASPSGPWSPDFPLFTTRGADVNYAGFGHPEYAERDDLVQYVTYFQADTGDLRLVKLTLES, encoded by the coding sequence ATGCGCGCCGCCGATCGTCGAGTGGTGGCCGCAGCGGTGGCGGTGGCGCTCGGGGCCTCGTTGATCGTCGTGGGAGTCGTGCTGCGGCGGCCGGAGCGGTCACCACCGTCCGGGAACCTCCCCGCGGTCCCGGCCGTGCGCGCGGTCGAACTCGGGCCGATCGACCAGGACGGGCGTGTCACCGCCCGGGACAACGGGCAGAGCACCGCCTACGGCGACCGCTCGGTGTGGGTCTTCGGGGACACCGTGCTCCGCGACCCGGAGGGGTTCCTGTCCAACAGCGCGGCGTCGACGACCGACCGGCGCGCCGCCGACGGCGTCGACCTGAGCGGCTCGGTGCCGACACCCGTGATCACGCACACGCCGTCGGAGTCGGCGTTCGAACTGGCGCACGGCGGCGACTGCAGCCCGGCGGCCGACCTCTACTGCGGCGCGAAGTTCGCGTTCTGGCCCGGCCCGGTGATCGCCGACCCGCGTCGCGGCCGGGTACTGATCTTCTACGTGAAGCTCTGCCGCGATGGCGGCGAGGGCACCCCGTGCTCCGGGACGTACGGCCGGCCACTGGGGACCGGGATCGCGGCCCTGGACATGCGTACCCGCCGGGTGACCCGGCTCGACGCGTCCCGGTCGAACCCGGTGCTGAGCGTCGAGGGCCCCGACCCGACCATGTTCTTCCCACCGTCCGACGCGTACAACACCGCGGCGCTGACGATCGGCGGGGACGCGTACGTCTACGGCGCGTGCTCCGAACGCTGCCACCTGGCCCGGGTGCCGCTGGACCGGATCGGCGACCGGTCACGGTGGCGGTTCTACTCCGGACGCGAGGCGGACGGGCAGGAGCGCTGGTCGGCCGAGACCGGAGCGGCGGTGGACACCGTCGAGGCCGGCGCCGCGGGGAACACGGTCTTCCCGGTCCGCGGCCTGAACGGGTGGCTCAACGTGTACCTGCCGTACGGCGACAACGTCATGCGGGCACAGGTCGGCGCGTCGCCGTCCGGGCCGTGGTCGCCGGACTTCCCGCTCTTCACGACGCGGGGTGCGGACGTCAACTACGCCGGTTTCGGTCACCCCGAGTACGCCGAACGCGACGATTTGGTGCAGTACGTGACGTATTTCCAGGCCGACACCGGGGACCTGCGTTTGGTGAAGCTCACTCTGGAAAGCTGA